DNA from Candidatus Hydrogenedentota bacterium:
GAGTTGCCCCGCAGACCAAGGGCGTACAACTTTCCCGCAACATCAAAGGCACTTTCCCGCGATGAAAGGAGGACGATCTTTTCTTGCACCGCCCGTGCGCGGGTCGCTTCATCGGGTTTCCGCCCATTCACAAAAATCACTGCCGTCAAATTCGCGTGCACCGCAACAGCTACCACATTTAAATGAACCTGCACCGTGACAAGGACTCCGCCGCAGCGAGCATGATTCATCACGTCACTCAACAAGTCAGATACGTATGCCCAACACATATCGGGAGTTTCAGAGAGACTAAGCTCCCAAGTGAGATTCTCAAGCGCCAGTTCTTGAGCAATAGCAGACAGTTTCAACACCTAAACTCCTTGACATTCTTGAAGCGAGCTCCAAGATATTTTGCTTTGCCGGCAAGGCAGCAGCTTCTACGCAATCCAATACAAACTTTCCCGCCGACCTGTCATCGATACAAGACAGTGGTCTGCGCGCTCTCGGCAAAATCACACGACCCGCCGTACACATCCTATTTGTTTTTCGCCGGGATCAGGAGAAGAACAACAGCGCTGCCAAGAGCCGGACCATTTTTATCCGCCCGTTTTCTTCATACAATCGTTTCCGTACCCCCTCATTGTAAACAGGAAGGCTATGAATTCGCAAGATAGCACGTCCCGCGCGGCAGCCGTCCCGTAGAGCCGCCCCTTCATCATAATGAAATCCTTTGAAGCGTTACGAAGATTCTCACTGATCAGAGCCTATTTCATTTTCCGGAGCCCTATAATGTGAATATTTTTTGGATAAGAAATAAAAATATAAACAACACAGAACTAACAAGGTAATTATAATCAAAGGAGTATATCCTATCCTCTCGGGTTCAGATTGTATCCATGGCAAAATGA
Protein-coding regions in this window:
- a CDS encoding serine kinase encodes the protein MLKLSAIAQELALENLTWELSLSETPDMCWAYVSDLLSDVMNHARCGGVLVTVQVHLNVVAVAVHANLTAVIFVNGRKPDEATRARAVQEKIVLLSSRESAFDVAGKLYALGLRGNSPCA